A genomic segment from Chitinophaga niabensis encodes:
- a CDS encoding TonB-dependent receptor: MKLLIVLITATCLQVSAKVSAQTVTLSGKNISLQRVFEEIRKQCDYQFLYNTHLLKETRKVDLNVKEMPFQQVLNICLKDQPVTYVISGKTIIIRQVQAEEVPAPVVEEIKVQGKVTEKGVALVGVTVKAKGTNTGTVTDVNGAYTISVQKDAVLVFSYIGHTTLEEPVNGRTNISVELEASRSNIEEVVVVSYGTQRQRSITGAISKVSSKEVQDIPAAEFGQKLQGRVAGVQISQVSGRPGQGMTFKIRGAASLGSGNQPLIVVDGQPITNENINLLNPDEIESFSVLKDASTTALYGSRAANGVVIITTKQAKAGRTTMSLNSYYGWQSVPKRGKPDMMNAREFATFMNGFYEDKIKYENWKNPATGLAEIPDDYKDPSKYGEGTDWYDAVLRTAPMTNHSLNISTGTDKVLSSTTLTYFNQDGVMYNTGMERFSLRSNNEYRPNEKLKLGLNLNPVYQNDKNTRSGAIDNNRNVVSGGLISSPLIPKINPDGTYPTKTSSYGMYALPNFYQQLMIMNINQKSLRLLTNVYADLELLPNLHFKTTFNTDLGNYDYNAFFPSATGSFGSPPPRIPSAVANSANIVSWLNENMLTYNFKIKEHNIDLLAGYSAQKYDQNYRTINGSNFPSDKIPWIIGATTTTGNTNNTAWTMASWYGRANYSFRDKYYLTATIRQDGSSRFGENKKWGYFPSASVGWIVSEEPFFPKSDALSLLKIRGSYGLTGNNNIGDYTQISLLSAANYVFDGALAPGQAISQLGNKDLTWETSKQLDLGLELSLLKDRISFTYDYYRKETDKMLYQMNIPWASGYGSIKYNVGTIRMWGHEFQLNTRNLTGVLEWNTNLNISFNDNKVISLQNGTPIGGINTYSDYNRTAVGRRIGEFWGYVFDGIYMTQDEFNRQPKHATSAVGSTRMKDISGDGIINASDKDYLGNPNPTLIFGMANDFRYKKFDFSIVVSGQAGNEIMNTNMQNLVNIDGIFNVTKDMANRWRSEQNPGNGKVPRTLANTTELYRLANSNWVFSGDYLTIKNISLGYTADMSRLKYLRSIRFYASLQQAFVFTSYPGQNPEVNDTRDNQTTAGQDNGSFPIPRTLMFGANINF, translated from the coding sequence ATGAAGTTGCTTATAGTACTGATTACAGCAACCTGTTTACAAGTCAGTGCAAAGGTTTCTGCGCAGACGGTAACGCTATCGGGGAAGAACATCTCCCTGCAGCGGGTATTTGAAGAAATAAGGAAACAATGTGATTACCAGTTCCTCTATAATACGCACCTGTTGAAGGAAACGCGTAAAGTGGACCTGAATGTAAAAGAAATGCCTTTCCAGCAGGTACTGAATATCTGCCTGAAGGACCAGCCGGTAACCTATGTGATCTCCGGTAAAACCATCATTATCAGGCAGGTACAGGCCGAGGAAGTACCCGCGCCTGTGGTTGAGGAAATAAAAGTACAAGGTAAGGTCACCGAAAAAGGCGTAGCCCTGGTAGGTGTTACCGTAAAAGCAAAAGGCACCAATACAGGTACTGTTACAGATGTTAACGGGGCTTATACCATCAGCGTCCAAAAGGATGCCGTGCTGGTGTTTAGCTATATTGGGCACACCACACTGGAAGAGCCGGTGAATGGCCGCACAAACATTTCTGTGGAGCTGGAAGCTTCCCGCAGTAATATTGAAGAAGTGGTGGTAGTGAGCTATGGTACTCAGCGCCAGCGCAGTATTACAGGTGCTATTTCAAAAGTATCTTCCAAAGAAGTACAGGATATCCCTGCTGCGGAATTTGGTCAGAAGCTGCAAGGGCGTGTAGCCGGTGTGCAGATCAGCCAGGTATCCGGCCGTCCGGGACAGGGCATGACCTTTAAGATCAGGGGCGCTGCTTCCCTTGGTTCGGGTAACCAGCCTTTGATTGTGGTAGATGGCCAGCCCATCACCAATGAAAATATCAACCTCCTTAACCCGGATGAAATAGAAAGTTTTTCTGTACTGAAAGATGCATCCACTACGGCATTATATGGTTCAAGAGCTGCGAACGGCGTAGTGATCATTACTACCAAACAGGCTAAAGCAGGGCGTACCACCATGTCGCTCAACAGTTATTACGGCTGGCAGTCTGTTCCCAAAAGAGGTAAACCGGATATGATGAATGCCCGTGAGTTTGCCACTTTTATGAATGGGTTCTATGAAGACAAGATCAAGTATGAAAACTGGAAGAACCCGGCTACCGGCCTGGCTGAAATTCCGGATGATTATAAAGACCCTTCGAAATATGGAGAAGGAACTGACTGGTATGATGCTGTGCTGAGAACAGCGCCTATGACCAATCACTCCCTGAATATTTCAACTGGTACGGATAAAGTATTGTCCAGCACCACACTCACCTATTTCAACCAGGATGGGGTGATGTATAATACCGGTATGGAACGTTTCTCCTTGCGTTCTAATAACGAATACCGCCCTAATGAGAAACTGAAACTGGGTTTAAACCTGAACCCCGTTTATCAGAACGATAAGAATACCCGCAGCGGTGCGATTGATAATAACCGTAACGTGGTTTCAGGCGGGCTGATCAGTTCTCCCCTGATCCCCAAGATCAATCCGGATGGTACTTATCCTACTAAAACAAGTTCTTACGGCATGTATGCGCTGCCTAACTTTTACCAGCAGCTCATGATCATGAATATTAATCAGAAGTCACTGCGTTTACTGACGAATGTATATGCGGACCTGGAACTGTTACCTAACCTGCATTTCAAAACCACGTTCAATACGGACCTGGGTAACTACGATTACAATGCCTTCTTTCCTTCCGCCACAGGATCATTTGGTAGCCCTCCGCCGCGTATACCTTCTGCTGTAGCAAATTCTGCCAATATCGTTTCCTGGCTGAATGAGAACATGCTCACCTACAATTTCAAAATTAAAGAGCATAACATTGACCTGCTGGCAGGATACAGCGCGCAGAAATATGATCAGAACTACCGGACCATCAATGGTTCCAATTTCCCCAGCGATAAAATTCCCTGGATCATTGGTGCTACCACCACTACAGGAAATACCAACAATACTGCCTGGACGATGGCTTCCTGGTATGGCCGTGCGAACTACAGCTTCAGGGATAAATATTACCTGACAGCTACTATTCGCCAGGATGGATCTTCCCGTTTTGGTGAGAACAAGAAGTGGGGTTATTTCCCTTCTGCTTCCGTGGGCTGGATCGTGAGTGAAGAACCTTTCTTCCCTAAATCAGATGCCTTATCCCTCCTGAAAATAAGAGGTAGTTACGGGCTTACCGGCAACAATAACATTGGTGACTATACGCAGATCTCCCTGCTTAGTGCTGCCAACTATGTATTTGATGGGGCATTGGCTCCGGGTCAGGCTATCAGCCAGCTGGGTAACAAAGACCTTACCTGGGAAACTTCCAAACAACTGGACCTTGGTCTTGAACTGTCTTTGCTGAAAGACCGTATTTCCTTCACCTATGATTATTACAGGAAGGAAACAGATAAGATGCTCTACCAGATGAATATTCCCTGGGCTTCCGGTTACGGGTCTATTAAATACAATGTGGGAACTATCAGGATGTGGGGGCATGAATTCCAGCTGAATACACGTAACCTTACGGGAGTGCTGGAATGGAATACGAATCTGAACATCTCTTTTAATGATAACAAGGTGATCAGCCTGCAGAACGGTACCCCAATCGGTGGTATCAATACTTACAGCGATTACAACCGTACGGCAGTGGGCAGAAGGATCGGCGAGTTCTGGGGATATGTGTTTGATGGTATCTACATGACGCAGGATGAATTCAACAGGCAGCCGAAACATGCTACCTCTGCCGTTGGTTCAACCAGGATGAAAGATATCAGCGGCGATGGTATCATCAATGCCAGTGATAAGGACTATCTCGGTAATCCTAACCCTACCCTGATCTTTGGCATGGCAAATGACTTCCGTTATAAGAAGTTTGATTTTTCTATTGTAGTATCAGGGCAGGCAGGGAATGAGATCATGAACACCAATATGCAAAACCTGGTGAACATAGACGGGATCTTCAACGTAACGAAAGACATGGCTAACCGCTGGCGCTCAGAGCAGAACCCGGGCAACGGCAAGGTGCCAAGAACACTGGCCAATACCACGGAACTATATCGCCTCGCTAACTCCAACTGGGTGTTCTCCGGCGACTATCTCACCATCAAGAACATTTCACTGGGGTATACGGCAGATATGAGCAGACTGAAATACCTCAGGTCCATACGTTTTTACGCAAGTCTGCAACAGGCATTTGTGTTCACCAGTTATCCCGGTCAGAACCCTGAGGTGAATGATACGAGAGATAACCAGACTACGGCGGGGCAGGACAATGGTTCCTTCCCGATCCCGAGAACACTTATGTTCGGTGCAAACATCAATTTCTGA